A stretch of the uncultured Cohaesibacter sp. genome encodes the following:
- the modA gene encoding molybdate ABC transporter substrate-binding protein, translating into MKRASTPMPRLFCLLALTVSMLTSQTSAEEDKVTVFAAASLTNAVTKATQRFEQQTGTKIRLSFAGSSTLARQIEAGADVDVFLSANEGWADYLLDRGLLDPDRQSRSLTNKLVLVAPAINGQKALPELHKEELLAILGSEGLIAMGDPDHVPVGIYGKEALSALGLWTTLRTRLARTDNVRAALALVSRAEVPLAIVYESDTVGMSDLTTLYTFEQGPTPIRYVFAMSAGQHSAAATDLYSFLNGKEGTKIFEQFGFSKETAK; encoded by the coding sequence GTGAAACGCGCCTCTACTCCTATGCCCCGGCTCTTCTGTCTCCTTGCATTGACCGTCTCGATGTTGACAAGCCAGACGAGCGCCGAAGAAGACAAAGTGACTGTCTTTGCCGCAGCAAGCCTCACCAACGCAGTGACAAAAGCAACACAGCGCTTTGAGCAGCAAACCGGCACGAAAATACGCCTTTCATTTGCCGGCTCCTCGACATTGGCCCGCCAAATAGAAGCGGGCGCCGATGTCGATGTGTTTCTTTCGGCCAATGAGGGTTGGGCCGATTATCTTCTCGACCGGGGTTTGCTTGACCCGGATCGCCAATCTCGCAGCTTGACGAACAAACTGGTTCTTGTTGCCCCCGCCATCAATGGGCAAAAGGCCTTGCCCGAACTCCACAAAGAGGAACTGCTCGCGATTCTGGGCTCCGAAGGGCTGATTGCCATGGGCGATCCAGACCATGTACCCGTCGGCATCTACGGCAAAGAAGCATTGTCCGCATTGGGGTTATGGACCACCCTACGCACCCGCTTGGCTCGCACAGATAATGTCCGCGCAGCCCTCGCTCTAGTGTCACGCGCTGAGGTTCCGCTCGCCATTGTCTATGAAAGTGATACGGTCGGCATGAGTGATCTGACGACCCTATACACATTTGAACAAGGCCCGACGCCCATCCGCTATGTCTTCGCCATGAGTGCAGGGCAACATTCTGCCGCTGCAACAGATCTGTATTCCTTTCTGAACGGAAAAGAAGGCACCAAAATATTTGAACAATTCGGCTTTTCGAAAGAAACCGCAAAATAA
- the modC gene encoding molybdenum ABC transporter ATP-binding protein, translated as MSLTVSLHHTVQQFELDIKFSQSQKGVTALFGPSGAGKSLTINMIAGLETPQTGEISLNDKALFSSRQRINIPPHKRKIGYVFQDARLFPHKTIKQNLLFGAKRTVPRPSNAYIEEVIGLLDIEHLLDRFPSKLSGGEKQRVAIGRALLRQPDLLLLDEPLSALDHRRQHDILCHLETIKAESNIPILLVTHSMDEVARLADDVVLLENGKLAAQGSVYDITSRLDLLPLTGEFDAASTVIGVVKAHLPSQGMSLINLEGNKIYVPQMDRKIGSKVRVRIKSRDVMLSKNSPNDISANNILPVTILDHNQSDQMHVDVQLRLNQQVFLSQITTKSWQRLNLTEGMTLFAVLKSVQLF; from the coding sequence ATGAGCCTCACAGTCAGCTTGCACCACACTGTCCAGCAATTCGAGCTTGATATTAAATTCAGTCAATCCCAAAAGGGCGTCACGGCATTGTTCGGCCCGTCCGGCGCCGGCAAGTCCCTGACCATCAACATGATAGCGGGACTGGAAACACCCCAGACAGGTGAAATAAGTCTGAATGACAAGGCGCTCTTTTCGTCACGCCAAAGGATCAATATTCCGCCACATAAACGTAAAATCGGCTATGTCTTTCAAGATGCACGCCTGTTTCCCCATAAAACAATCAAGCAGAACCTGCTCTTCGGCGCCAAGCGCACCGTCCCCAGACCCAGCAATGCCTATATAGAAGAAGTGATCGGCCTGCTCGACATCGAGCACTTGCTGGATCGGTTTCCTTCAAAACTGTCAGGCGGGGAGAAACAACGTGTTGCCATTGGTCGCGCCCTTCTCAGGCAACCGGATCTTCTCTTGTTAGATGAACCGCTTTCCGCTCTGGATCATCGCAGGCAACATGACATTCTGTGTCATCTCGAAACCATCAAGGCAGAAAGCAACATCCCCATCCTGTTGGTGACCCACTCCATGGATGAGGTCGCCAGATTGGCAGACGATGTGGTTTTATTGGAAAATGGCAAATTGGCCGCACAAGGTTCGGTTTATGACATCACATCGCGCCTCGACTTGTTGCCCTTGACGGGAGAGTTTGATGCCGCAAGCACAGTCATCGGTGTTGTAAAAGCTCATCTTCCGTCACAAGGGATGTCACTCATCAACCTTGAGGGCAATAAAATCTATGTTCCGCAGATGGATCGAAAAATCGGCTCAAAGGTGCGAGTGAGGATCAAGTCCCGTGACGTCATGTTGTCGAAAAATAGCCCGAATGATATCAGCGCCAATAACATTCTGCCGGTAACCATTCTGGACCACAATCAATCCGATCAGATGCATGTTGATGTGCAACTTCGCCTTAATCAGCAAGTCTTTCTATCACAAATCACGACCAAATCTTGGCAGCGCTTGAACTTGACTGAAGGCATGACCCTTTTTGCAGTTCTCAAGAGCGTTCAATTGTTCTGA
- the modB gene encoding molybdate ABC transporter permease subunit produces the protein MTDLITSAEAEALVLSFKISAVAVTCALPLAILTATMLSKRGFPGKILLDGITHLPLILPPVVMGYLLLITLGTRAPLGAFLQDTFGIRFVFSWTGAALAAGIVTFPFQVRAIRLAMEAIDPGLIAAARTLGAGPIDHFISITLPLAMPGIIAGAITAFAASLGEFGAIITFVSNIPGETRTLPLAIYSAIQTPGGEAIAARMVTLSVALAFSGLILSEIANRRIKRHLNQ, from the coding sequence ATGACGGATCTGATCACCTCTGCCGAAGCAGAAGCCCTTGTCCTCAGTTTTAAAATCTCGGCTGTGGCAGTCACTTGTGCCCTTCCTTTGGCAATCCTGACGGCAACCATGTTGTCCAAGCGTGGCTTTCCTGGAAAAATCCTGCTCGATGGCATCACGCATCTGCCATTGATCCTGCCCCCTGTGGTCATGGGATATCTGCTGTTGATCACCCTGGGCACCCGTGCTCCTTTAGGGGCCTTCTTGCAGGATACCTTCGGCATTCGCTTTGTGTTCAGCTGGACAGGGGCCGCGTTGGCAGCAGGGATCGTCACCTTTCCTTTTCAGGTGCGCGCCATTCGTTTAGCCATGGAAGCCATAGACCCCGGCTTGATCGCCGCAGCCAGAACATTGGGTGCAGGACCGATTGATCATTTCATATCGATCACCCTGCCCCTCGCCATGCCCGGTATCATCGCCGGTGCAATCACTGCCTTTGCTGCAAGCTTGGGAGAATTCGGGGCGATCATCACATTCGTTTCCAACATTCCCGGAGAAACCAGAACCTTGCCACTCGCAATCTACTCCGCCATACAAACTCCGGGCGGGGAAGCCATAGCGGCTAGAATGGTGACCCTGTCCGTCGCATTGGCTTTTTCCGGTTTGATCCTGTCTGAAATAGCCAATCGCCGTATCAAGAGGCATCTGAATCAATGA
- the fghA gene encoding S-formylglutathione hydrolase, producing the protein MEQVFSTKCFGGEQRVYKHKSKATGTDMEFAVFLPRAALDGFVCPSLVYLSGLTCTWENVTTKGLPQMHAAKHGMIFIAPDTSPRGEGVANDDGYDLGQAASFYLNATQKPWSPHFQMESYLTDELPDLLIDALPVDEDAIGITGHSMGGHGALTLALRHPDLFHSVSAFAPITNPVDCPWGQKAFNAYLGSDESLWAEHDACALIKEKGWDGDILIDQGLADDFLTNQLKPWAFEAACRKADVDLTLRLQGGYDHSYYFIASFLADHFAWHADRLE; encoded by the coding sequence ATGGAGCAAGTTTTTAGCACCAAATGCTTTGGCGGCGAGCAACGCGTCTATAAACATAAATCCAAGGCAACTGGCACCGACATGGAATTTGCGGTCTTCCTTCCGCGTGCCGCTCTGGACGGCTTTGTTTGTCCAAGTCTGGTTTACCTCTCTGGCCTTACCTGTACATGGGAAAATGTCACCACCAAAGGCTTGCCGCAGATGCATGCGGCCAAGCATGGCATGATCTTCATTGCGCCGGATACCAGTCCGCGGGGCGAAGGGGTTGCCAATGATGATGGCTATGATTTGGGGCAGGCAGCGAGCTTCTATCTCAATGCAACGCAAAAGCCATGGTCACCCCATTTCCAGATGGAAAGCTATCTGACAGACGAGCTGCCTGATCTGTTGATTGATGCCTTGCCCGTTGATGAAGATGCAATCGGTATCACCGGGCATTCGATGGGGGGACATGGGGCCTTGACGCTGGCCTTGCGCCATCCGGATCTGTTTCATTCCGTCTCTGCCTTTGCGCCAATCACCAATCCTGTTGACTGTCCTTGGGGGCAGAAAGCCTTCAACGCCTATCTCGGTTCGGATGAGAGCTTGTGGGCGGAGCATGATGCTTGCGCGCTGATCAAGGAAAAAGGATGGGACGGCGATATTCTGATCGATCAGGGACTGGCTGACGATTTCCTGACCAATCAGCTCAAGCCATGGGCCTTTGAGGCTGCCTGCCGCAAGGCTGATGTCGATCTCACGCTGCGTTTGCAGGGTGGATATGATCATTCCTATTATTTTATTGCCAGCTTCTTGGCGGATCACTTTGCTTGGCATGCTGATCGCCTTGAATAG
- a CDS encoding M23 family metallopeptidase produces MNKADMTGPGTFKPAFAAGRDANRINLEPMPALLTPSARLNPPDRRTLNIRWLVGTVLTGCTSIFLMGGALFAGIQSQDQMIERALLSTGDDTDTLDLKPGELITAGNKGNRLSRTIRPVSHRREIQVSTISSLGDENLVTARPFMLISASLETKRSDSVSFPAFNAVRIFASAQDKTEKATSTQEDIFYSANVEGEMRLRTEPLDTHIDYELDAGRPSNFAIQRLAAQSAIFLTGKDQQSASALGVIDPARFEFPTTSVDALAPSYIRIVPENMSSITKTDLSGQGTETEEKIVLAVQGDTVRNLLLENEATEEEAEILAELFAKEASIEALSNNQRMRITYELVYDGIRERAPIRLSLYLGEEHQITVARTDQGGFRVAEEPVESFSPMPTSEAITNLRSGPRLNVYDSLYQTALNNGVKPEMIDELIKILSFDLDFKAKVKPGDSLQIFHSIPEDGDEKKAEILFVEVQLGGKTKRYYRFRAPDDGLVDYYDENGRSSKKFLMRKPMQGGKFRSPFGWRRHPILKISRLHKGVDWSAPRGTPIMASGNGRIIKRRWSSGYGRFLQIQHTNGYATGYAHMSQFAPGFEVGDYVRQGQIIGYVGSTGLSTGPHLHYEVTVNGRHVDPMRIRLPRGRSLDGDMLATFTDERQRIDELLGKPSNINVANAD; encoded by the coding sequence ATGAACAAAGCGGACATGACAGGACCTGGCACTTTCAAACCGGCCTTTGCGGCTGGACGTGATGCGAACCGGATCAATCTTGAGCCCATGCCAGCCCTGCTCACCCCTTCTGCCCGTCTCAACCCACCGGATCGCCGGACTTTGAATATTCGCTGGCTTGTCGGCACGGTTCTGACAGGCTGCACATCCATCTTTCTTATGGGAGGCGCGCTATTTGCTGGCATTCAAAGTCAGGATCAGATGATTGAGCGCGCTCTGTTGAGCACTGGTGATGACACCGACACGCTGGATTTGAAACCTGGGGAGCTAATCACCGCAGGCAACAAAGGCAATCGCTTGTCTCGAACGATTCGCCCGGTTTCCCACCGGCGCGAAATTCAGGTCAGCACAATATCCTCTCTTGGCGACGAAAATCTGGTCACCGCTCGCCCCTTCATGCTCATTTCGGCGTCCCTTGAAACCAAACGCAGCGACAGCGTCTCGTTCCCGGCATTCAATGCGGTGCGGATATTTGCGTCAGCTCAGGATAAAACCGAAAAAGCGACATCGACACAGGAAGACATTTTCTATTCCGCCAATGTGGAAGGGGAAATGCGCTTGCGCACAGAGCCGCTCGACACGCATATAGACTATGAGCTGGATGCTGGCCGACCAAGCAACTTTGCCATTCAGCGACTGGCCGCACAGTCAGCCATTTTCCTCACTGGCAAAGATCAGCAGTCCGCCTCGGCACTTGGTGTGATTGACCCTGCCCGATTCGAGTTCCCGACCACTTCGGTTGATGCCCTCGCCCCCTCCTATATCCGGATCGTGCCGGAAAATATGAGTTCCATCACAAAGACGGACCTGAGTGGACAAGGCACCGAGACCGAGGAAAAGATCGTGCTTGCCGTTCAGGGCGACACGGTGCGCAATTTGCTGCTCGAAAATGAAGCGACCGAAGAAGAAGCGGAAATTCTCGCAGAACTGTTCGCAAAAGAAGCCAGCATCGAAGCGCTGAGCAACAACCAGCGCATGCGCATCACTTACGAGCTGGTTTATGACGGCATTCGCGAGCGCGCACCGATTCGCCTCAGCCTCTATCTGGGCGAAGAACATCAAATCACCGTAGCTCGAACGGATCAGGGCGGCTTCCGCGTTGCAGAGGAACCGGTTGAGAGCTTCAGCCCGATGCCAACCTCGGAAGCCATTACCAATCTGCGCAGTGGCCCACGCCTCAATGTCTATGACTCGCTGTATCAGACCGCCCTCAATAACGGCGTGAAACCGGAAATGATCGATGAGCTGATCAAGATCCTTTCCTTCGATCTCGATTTCAAAGCCAAGGTCAAACCGGGCGACTCGTTGCAGATCTTCCACTCCATTCCGGAAGATGGAGATGAAAAGAAAGCCGAAATTCTGTTTGTTGAAGTTCAGCTGGGTGGAAAAACCAAGCGATATTATCGCTTCCGCGCGCCAGATGACGGTCTGGTCGATTATTATGATGAAAATGGCCGCTCGTCGAAAAAGTTCCTGATGCGCAAACCGATGCAGGGCGGCAAGTTCCGCTCACCCTTTGGTTGGCGCCGCCATCCGATTCTCAAAATTTCGCGCCTGCATAAAGGCGTCGACTGGTCCGCTCCGCGCGGCACACCAATCATGGCTTCAGGCAATGGCCGTATAATCAAGCGCCGCTGGTCGAGCGGTTACGGGCGTTTCTTGCAGATCCAGCATACCAATGGATACGCCACCGGCTATGCCCATATGAGCCAGTTCGCACCCGGCTTTGAAGTGGGGGATTATGTCCGTCAGGGCCAGATCATCGGCTATGTCGGCTCCACCGGCCTGTCGACCGGTCCACACCTTCACTATGAAGTAACGGTCAATGGGCGCCATGTGGATCCGATGCGTATTCGCCTGCCGCGTGGCCGGTCACTTGATGGGGACATGCTTGCCACCTTCACTGATGAGCGCCAGCGAATCGACGAGTTGCTCGGCAAACCAAGCAACATCAATGTTGCCAACGCGGACTAA
- a CDS encoding ATP-binding protein has protein sequence MLTWLAVLLTLVVIAATVLSYRAALLNSQDHARGRLTLQLEGLVNALDKYRLLTPLLARRPDVLTIFSSRHDDDDMEAALQEMTRIGGMSDAVDIRLTYLDGSQLSTFSERQQEGASSDEDTLRRPDIKQALEGRLGRWLSTGPQGRIYVFSFAARIDGKIAGVVSVHVDLSGTEQIWALSPQPILATKRGRVLLSNQTEWLNAEMGGRTDSRQAWALRKRTSLFGPLLIDVQARNGVAGAAGDYVAASRVDHVLGWTFYALEPLRRPVMTAATALVIFSLISGLVLGALWVEFNRQQMQLRQRRKDLATSQWLERRVRDRTRELRQTQEGLIHSAKLAAIGQMSMVLSHEYNQPLSAIRSYADNAQLLFSAGRYAQGQDNLNRIGKLVDRLANLSKTLKTFARKPGVDLKSIPVDLVVDEAVMLMQPQARKVGAELLVTREDTQLQVTAGHTRLEQVLINLIANALDAIAEQSERKSDSRVVIRIACERGMGIIEISDNGPGIDPSLRSEIFEPFVTGKGHGVGLGLGLPIASNLVSGFGGSLSLVDPVNDGMTTAFRISLPLAKDA, from the coding sequence ATGTTGACGTGGCTTGCCGTTTTGTTGACCTTGGTGGTGATTGCAGCGACGGTGCTGAGCTATCGCGCGGCGTTGTTGAACAGTCAAGATCATGCTCGGGGCCGCCTGACCTTGCAATTGGAGGGTCTGGTCAATGCGCTTGATAAATATCGCTTGCTTACGCCTTTGCTGGCGCGCCGCCCAGACGTGCTGACGATCTTTTCCAGCCGCCATGATGATGATGATATGGAAGCGGCATTGCAGGAAATGACGCGCATTGGTGGCATGAGTGATGCGGTTGATATCCGCCTGACTTATCTTGATGGCTCGCAGCTTTCCACCTTTTCCGAACGGCAGCAAGAGGGGGCGTCCAGCGATGAGGACACTCTCAGGCGTCCCGATATCAAGCAGGCGCTGGAGGGTCGGCTTGGGCGCTGGTTGAGCACTGGACCGCAAGGAAGGATCTATGTCTTTTCCTTTGCAGCGCGGATTGATGGCAAGATTGCCGGTGTGGTGTCTGTGCATGTGGATTTGAGTGGCACGGAGCAGATCTGGGCCCTGTCACCCCAGCCGATTTTGGCCACCAAGCGCGGGCGGGTGTTGTTGAGCAACCAGACCGAATGGCTGAATGCAGAAATGGGCGGCCGCACGGACAGCCGCCAAGCATGGGCCTTGAGAAAACGTACAAGCCTGTTCGGGCCGCTGCTGATTGATGTGCAGGCCCGCAATGGCGTGGCAGGTGCGGCGGGGGACTATGTGGCCGCCAGCCGTGTCGATCATGTGCTGGGCTGGACCTTTTATGCGCTTGAGCCGCTGCGTCGCCCGGTGATGACTGCAGCCACCGCTCTGGTCATTTTCAGTCTGATTTCCGGGTTGGTGTTGGGGGCCTTGTGGGTGGAATTCAACCGCCAGCAAATGCAGTTGCGTCAGCGACGCAAGGATCTGGCCACCAGTCAATGGCTCGAACGACGGGTTCGGGACCGGACGCGCGAATTGCGCCAGACGCAGGAAGGGTTGATCCATTCCGCCAAGCTTGCGGCCATCGGCCAGATGTCAATGGTGTTGAGCCATGAATATAATCAACCCTTATCGGCCATTCGGTCTTATGCGGACAATGCGCAATTGCTGTTTTCTGCCGGACGCTATGCGCAGGGGCAGGACAATCTCAATCGAATTGGCAAGTTGGTAGATCGGCTGGCGAACCTATCAAAGACCCTGAAGACCTTTGCCCGCAAACCTGGCGTTGATTTGAAAAGCATCCCGGTGGATCTGGTGGTCGATGAAGCGGTCATGCTGATGCAGCCACAGGCTCGCAAGGTCGGGGCAGAGCTGTTGGTGACGCGTGAGGACACCCAGTTGCAGGTGACCGCCGGGCATACCAGACTGGAACAGGTGCTGATTAATCTGATTGCCAATGCGCTCGACGCCATTGCCGAACAGTCCGAGCGGAAATCTGACAGCCGTGTGGTGATCCGGATTGCCTGCGAGCGTGGGATGGGCATCATTGAAATCAGCGACAACGGACCGGGGATCGATCCTTCATTGCGGTCCGAGATTTTTGAACCCTTTGTCACCGGCAAGGGGCATGGGGTCGGCCTTGGGCTGGGCCTGCCAATTGCCAGCAATCTGGTGAGTGGCTTTGGTGGTAGCCTGTCGCTGGTTGACCCTGTCAATGACGGGATGACAACAGCCTTCCGCATTTCATTGCCTTTGGCAAAGGATGCCTGA
- a CDS encoding uracil-xanthine permease family protein: protein MSEGSTSADKIAQMGIGRQIILGAQMLFVAFGSLVLVPILTGLDASVALFTAGGGTLLFQLVTKRQVPVFLASSFAFIAPIIFGVKTWGVASTMSGLIAAGLVYVALSLLVRFQGQKIIDRILPPVVVGPVIMVIGLSLAPVAVNMAQGKSGDGAFQLAPMSQSIIVALVAIVVTMLVTLKGRGLFRLLPILCGILAGYATSFAFGLVSFEAVSQAPLFAVPSFTFPEFNLEAILFILPVAIAPAIEHIGDVAAISNVTKKDFLTRPGLKNTLLGDGLATSFAAFLGGPPNTTYSEVTGAVALTKAFNPVIMTYAAIWAIVFSFSGTLGAVLGTIPVPVMGGILVILFGAIAVVGVSTLLKVGDALTEPRNLIIASVVLVVGIGGMEVGYGDFQIKGIGLSAVVAILLNAILPKAHVD, encoded by the coding sequence ATGTCCGAAGGCTCTACTTCGGCTGACAAAATTGCCCAAATGGGGATTGGTCGCCAAATCATTCTCGGTGCACAAATGCTGTTCGTGGCATTTGGATCTCTGGTTCTCGTGCCAATTCTTACCGGCCTTGATGCGTCGGTCGCCTTGTTCACTGCAGGGGGCGGCACGCTGCTGTTCCAGCTGGTGACCAAGCGTCAGGTGCCCGTTTTCCTTGCCTCTTCTTTCGCCTTCATTGCGCCGATCATTTTCGGTGTGAAGACATGGGGGGTGGCAAGCACCATGTCCGGCCTGATCGCTGCCGGTCTGGTTTATGTGGCCCTATCTCTCCTTGTTCGTTTTCAGGGGCAGAAAATCATCGACCGGATCCTGCCGCCGGTTGTTGTCGGTCCGGTGATCATGGTCATTGGCCTGTCGCTGGCACCAGTCGCGGTGAATATGGCACAAGGCAAATCGGGGGATGGTGCCTTTCAACTCGCACCAATGTCGCAATCGATCATTGTCGCTTTGGTGGCGATTGTCGTCACCATGCTGGTGACGCTGAAGGGACGCGGCTTGTTCCGCTTGCTGCCGATTCTGTGCGGCATTCTGGCGGGCTATGCCACCAGTTTTGCCTTCGGTCTGGTCAGTTTTGAAGCCGTCTCTCAGGCGCCGCTGTTCGCCGTGCCTTCCTTCACTTTCCCGGAATTCAATCTTGAAGCAATTCTCTTCATCCTGCCGGTAGCGATTGCGCCTGCTATCGAACATATCGGCGATGTGGCGGCAATTTCCAATGTCACCAAGAAGGATTTCCTGACCCGTCCGGGCCTTAAAAACACCCTGCTGGGTGATGGGCTGGCAACAAGCTTTGCGGCCTTTCTGGGTGGCCCCCCCAACACGACCTATTCGGAAGTGACCGGGGCTGTGGCGCTGACCAAGGCGTTCAATCCGGTGATCATGACCTATGCGGCCATCTGGGCGATTGTCTTCTCCTTCTCCGGCACGCTTGGAGCTGTGCTTGGGACCATTCCGGTGCCGGTCATGGGGGGCATTCTGGTCATTCTGTTTGGTGCCATTGCCGTTGTGGGTGTTTCCACCTTGCTCAAGGTTGGGGATGCGCTCACCGAGCCACGCAATCTGATCATTGCCTCGGTTGTTCTGGTCGTCGGTATTGGTGGCATGGAAGTGGGATATGGCGATTTCCAGATCAAGGGAATCGGCCTGTCGGCTGTGGTGGCCATCTTGCTCAATGCCATTCTGCCAAAGGCCCATGTCGATTAG